One window of the Candidatus Sysuiplasma jiujiangense genome contains the following:
- a CDS encoding Zn-ribbon domain-containing OB-fold protein, which yields MKEVFRHGAAIYRQGKSGEQLVIRFPYSVNYIHSYANDSKFFLGLAQGKLYGSECAKCEYVYATPRSHCMFCGLPTAWKRLPLKGRVHSWTTCEFGSEAFLKETPYNLALIEFDGADSLFMTRLKDCRRDEIYVGMPVEAKFAKKPEYLVRDVWFVPSNSKMLTKGKGRKDRQAGRHR from the coding sequence ATGAAAGAGGTATTCAGGCATGGAGCAGCTATTTACAGACAGGGAAAGTCCGGCGAGCAGCTGGTCATCAGATTCCCTTATTCAGTCAACTATATACACAGCTATGCTAACGACTCCAAATTTTTCCTCGGTCTCGCGCAGGGGAAACTTTACGGATCCGAATGCGCAAAGTGCGAGTATGTATATGCAACACCGAGGAGCCACTGCATGTTCTGCGGTTTGCCGACTGCCTGGAAGCGCCTTCCGTTAAAGGGGAGGGTTCATTCCTGGACAACATGCGAATTCGGAAGCGAGGCATTTCTCAAGGAAACACCTTACAACCTCGCACTGATTGAGTTTGATGGTGCAGACAGCCTTTTCATGACAAGACTGAAGGATTGCAGGAGAGATGAAATATACGTCGGAATGCCGGTCGAGGCGAAATTTGCAAAGAAACCGGAATACCTGGTAAGGGACGTGTGGTTTGTTCCTTCAAATTCAAAAATGCTCACAAAAGGAAAAGGAAGGAAGGACCGGCAGGCGGGCCGGCACCGGTGA
- a CDS encoding acyl-CoA dehydrogenase family protein: MNFQLNEEHEMVRETVRKFARAELAPVCDRMDADDYFPEDLFRQLGSLGMLGITVPTEFDGSGLDYISQAICLEEISRVSPAFALSVGAHSNLCLDNLYRNGSKQLIDAYVPKLATGKIIGCLGLTEPDSGSDSLSMKTVARRKGENYVISGSKTFITNAPVADVCLAYAKTAPEAGDRGISAFVIDSGTEGFKRGKKFDKMGMRGSPTGELFFENCHVPSDHLVGEENKGSYIVMSGLSIERAVLASIALGIQEEMLEIAAKYAKRRKQFGTPISEFEMIQEKIAEMYVGIESSRLLIYKSLSALQKDRRSNKEAAAAILYSAEAATKSALDAIQILGGYGYMKEFRVEKFMRDAKLLEIGAGTTEIRKIIIAREVLRDIE; encoded by the coding sequence ATGAATTTTCAGCTCAATGAAGAACATGAGATGGTCAGGGAGACTGTCAGGAAGTTCGCCCGCGCAGAACTTGCACCTGTCTGCGACAGAATGGATGCTGACGATTACTTTCCCGAGGATCTTTTCAGGCAGCTAGGTTCACTCGGAATGCTTGGTATAACCGTGCCCACTGAATTTGACGGTTCTGGTCTCGACTATATTTCTCAGGCAATATGCCTTGAAGAAATTTCAAGGGTTTCACCTGCTTTCGCACTTTCAGTCGGTGCCCACTCGAATCTCTGTCTTGATAATCTATACCGCAACGGGAGCAAACAGCTGATAGACGCATATGTTCCCAAACTCGCAACAGGCAAAATCATAGGTTGCCTCGGACTAACTGAACCGGATTCTGGTTCTGACTCGCTGTCAATGAAGACGGTAGCGCGGAGGAAAGGTGAAAATTATGTTATCAGCGGTTCCAAGACTTTTATAACAAATGCGCCTGTCGCAGATGTCTGCCTTGCATATGCCAAGACTGCTCCAGAAGCGGGAGACAGAGGTATCAGTGCTTTCGTAATCGACAGCGGGACTGAAGGATTCAAGAGAGGAAAGAAATTCGATAAAATGGGGATGAGGGGGTCTCCAACCGGCGAACTGTTCTTTGAGAACTGTCATGTTCCGTCGGATCATCTGGTCGGAGAGGAGAATAAGGGCTCGTACATAGTAATGTCGGGGCTCAGCATCGAACGGGCAGTTCTCGCCTCTATTGCTCTTGGCATACAGGAGGAAATGCTGGAGATTGCAGCGAAATATGCAAAGCGGAGAAAACAGTTCGGGACACCGATTTCGGAATTCGAGATGATACAGGAGAAAATTGCAGAAATGTATGTTGGAATCGAATCCAGCAGACTGCTGATATACAAATCGCTGAGCGCATTGCAGAAGGATCGCAGGAGCAACAAGGAAGCTGCTGCTGCCATATTGTATTCCGCCGAGGCGGCCACAAAGAGCGCCCTTGATGCCATACAGATTCTCGGCGGATACGGTTATATGAAGGAATTCAGGGTTGAAAAATTCATGAGGGATGCCAAACTGCTTGAAATAGGTGCAGGCACTACAGAGATAAGAAAAATAATCATAGCGAGGGAAGTGCTCAGGGATATTGAATAG
- a CDS encoding twin-arginine translocase subunit TatC → MNEGTPGNSLINATPLLDHLQDLAKRMRRIIFTILLFTAFFLFFGPSSIAIKPFAFDIPFLGNFTIRRLPVIVPSFINSFSTVMIRYFIYHEIPKGMVVLNVNVFDPILSSMQVSLLFSVIVSMPVILIELWKFVSPALYQSEKTHIKWTIIPAILLFLAGASFAYFVVIPVLLLVVKLYIVSLGIQETLSFKSVITIIVGFLFAFGLSFELPVIMVTLTKFGFVGSKFWLENWRMGVLGSFIIALIISPGVTGGLIETIIGLTLSGLYIAGALVARKVENASAEKKQFFFDSRS, encoded by the coding sequence ATGAATGAAGGCACTCCGGGAAACTCATTGATTAATGCGACACCTCTGCTCGATCATCTGCAGGATCTTGCAAAGAGGATGAGACGCATAATCTTCACAATTCTTCTCTTCACCGCATTTTTCCTTTTCTTTGGCCCTTCAAGCATAGCAATAAAACCATTTGCTTTCGACATTCCCTTCCTGGGCAATTTCACAATAAGGAGATTGCCTGTAATCGTGCCCAGCTTCATAAATAGCTTTTCGACTGTGATGATCAGGTATTTCATTTATCACGAAATACCAAAAGGAATGGTGGTGCTGAATGTCAACGTCTTTGATCCGATTCTTTCATCCATGCAGGTTTCGCTCCTTTTCAGCGTAATCGTTTCCATGCCTGTCATTCTCATAGAACTTTGGAAATTTGTGTCACCCGCTCTTTACCAGAGCGAAAAGACGCACATCAAGTGGACTATTATTCCGGCGATACTGCTGTTTCTCGCCGGCGCATCTTTTGCTTATTTTGTAGTAATACCCGTTCTCCTTCTGGTTGTCAAACTGTATATTGTTTCCCTTGGCATACAGGAAACATTGAGTTTCAAATCGGTAATCACAATAATTGTCGGATTCCTGTTTGCATTCGGGCTTTCGTTTGAATTGCCGGTGATAATGGTGACGCTGACAAAGTTTGGGTTTGTTGGGTCAAAATTCTGGCTTGAGAATTGGAGGATGGGCGTACTCGGCTCATTCATAATTGCTCTCATCATATCACCCGGCGTAACAGGCGGTCTGATTGAAACGATAATCGGGCTTACACTTTCCGGACTGTACATTGCCGGTGCGCTGGTTGCCAGGAAGGTTGAAAACGCATCGGCTGAAAAGAAACAGTTCTTTTTTGATTCACGTTCCTGA
- a CDS encoding DUF1404 domain-containing protein — MYLEERRPTKYAARIISAVLLTVASVNPETEAIEGTNAVVFMFSHYALFVAGFLISFRIFRTVRHALIAGIFLAAIWHLPFPFALSGASDEYRIIEEITMFAAGFLVGSSVEQLTSLSKSVLFALWIVGDSALSVIFILFPEIYSSKDISISPFPADQFIILGVLMIFFMNSIIAIAVYVYVRQFGNLLPDLDE; from the coding sequence ATGTATCTGGAGGAAAGAAGACCTACGAAATATGCTGCGAGAATAATTTCTGCCGTGTTACTGACAGTAGCATCTGTCAATCCGGAAACCGAAGCAATCGAGGGAACAAACGCGGTTGTTTTCATGTTTTCTCATTATGCACTGTTTGTTGCGGGTTTCCTGATTTCATTTCGAATTTTCAGAACAGTCAGGCATGCACTCATTGCAGGCATATTTCTCGCCGCAATCTGGCATCTTCCATTCCCCTTTGCACTTTCAGGAGCTTCGGATGAATACAGGATCATCGAGGAAATCACCATGTTTGCTGCCGGATTTCTTGTTGGTTCTTCGGTCGAACAACTTACATCCCTGTCAAAATCGGTGCTCTTTGCATTATGGATCGTAGGAGACAGCGCACTTTCAGTGATATTCATATTATTCCCGGAAATCTATTCGAGCAAAGACATCTCCATTTCCCCGTTCCCGGCAGACCAGTTTATCATACTCGGCGTTCTGATGATATTTTTCATGAATTCAATTATCGCTATTGCCGTTTATGTGTACGTAAGGCAGTTTGGCAATTTGCTGCCCGATTTGGATGAATAA
- a CDS encoding 4Fe-4S ferredoxin, giving the protein MIPVSAVMVYIIAALIRWASNVRERTGYSLVLFLFSMMAGMLGGAAIYFYKPDLSTLEVAAVLNFILMPVGIMAILFAFLTKGNEKRTTPPQAGFTGNAMANIRTSYSGIFVWSVIGLALLNEVLMGLSFSIISGSIVMRTAGAPIQATTLIGETLNSYWFTLTMGAEMLLTTYYFRKRIKHELRNILLFQGIIMLLSPPALFSLGLTPFSIYAGSLAMITLIIYFFDYFYKNRSMNRPVSNYIILLLLLYSFMMASLFYWRSGGSDILFGLSLVFEMIIFFEAIIEHRKFNVADRRNWVDEPWWTLLLLALVFVSEYFMGALLDIQFYGISFLNSVKLAALSGSPAAVIGGAIYNFIRYFSLITNSSWFYIMMGAEMGTLVVMQIGKVRQLETKVRLSLIIVAYALYTVFFPYFFLSPSDLPRTAFLGWNMGLGTTGPLAPAFLIAVGLTYLISGILAFLFGGRQVCSMFCSAALMYQGTFYDSSKAFNRKSSLSRKLHRNRLSKTYVVVASLVWATMLSSAALSYLDAVRLTNITIFGEDPLMFAYSFYLNFLWYIVFITIPFVGTYGCVSTGFCSWGMFNQFVGRIGLWRLKVRDPYECVKCKTKDCANACPVGLTTMPGSFIKGGEFRNYKCIGVGDCANACPVDNIFFYDVRHWFKERVAKKGMEGRQFIPAEALGKSVEDGKKGSSDFTAGLK; this is encoded by the coding sequence TTGATCCCTGTATCGGCTGTTATGGTTTACATAATAGCTGCCCTGATTAGATGGGCCTCAAATGTCAGGGAAAGAACAGGCTATTCTCTCGTTCTCTTCCTATTTTCCATGATGGCCGGAATGCTGGGAGGAGCGGCGATTTATTTCTACAAACCTGATCTTTCAACCCTCGAAGTTGCCGCTGTCCTTAATTTTATCCTCATGCCCGTGGGTATCATGGCAATTCTTTTTGCATTTTTGACAAAGGGAAATGAGAAGAGGACAACACCCCCGCAGGCTGGTTTCACTGGTAATGCCATGGCCAATATCAGGACTTCGTATTCTGGAATTTTTGTCTGGTCTGTAATAGGCCTTGCGCTCCTGAACGAAGTACTGATGGGGCTCTCATTTTCAATAATATCCGGCTCAATAGTAATGCGAACTGCAGGCGCCCCAATACAGGCAACAACGCTAATCGGTGAAACGCTCAATTCTTACTGGTTTACGCTTACAATGGGAGCAGAGATGCTTCTTACCACCTATTACTTCAGAAAGAGGATTAAGCATGAACTCAGGAACATACTGCTTTTCCAGGGAATAATAATGTTGCTCTCTCCGCCTGCACTTTTTTCACTTGGTCTTACGCCGTTTTCCATCTATGCAGGCAGCCTGGCGATGATAACTCTGATCATTTACTTCTTCGACTATTTCTACAAGAACCGGTCGATGAACAGACCAGTTTCTAATTATATAATACTGCTCCTGCTGCTCTATTCATTTATGATGGCTTCACTCTTTTACTGGAGATCCGGAGGAAGCGACATTTTATTCGGACTGTCCCTCGTCTTTGAAATGATAATATTCTTTGAAGCCATAATTGAACACAGGAAGTTCAACGTTGCTGACAGGAGGAACTGGGTGGATGAGCCATGGTGGACGCTTCTGCTCCTTGCGCTTGTCTTCGTCTCGGAATACTTCATGGGTGCACTTCTGGACATTCAGTTTTACGGCATTTCGTTCCTGAACAGTGTTAAGCTGGCCGCTCTGAGCGGATCACCCGCGGCAGTTATCGGCGGAGCAATTTACAATTTCATCCGTTATTTTTCACTTATAACAAATTCGTCGTGGTTCTACATAATGATGGGAGCAGAAATGGGAACGCTCGTTGTAATGCAGATTGGGAAAGTCAGGCAACTGGAAACAAAGGTAAGACTCTCGCTGATCATTGTAGCATATGCGCTTTACACTGTTTTCTTCCCCTATTTTTTTCTGTCTCCTTCAGACCTTCCCAGAACCGCGTTTCTGGGTTGGAATATGGGGCTTGGAACCACGGGCCCTCTTGCACCCGCCTTTCTGATAGCGGTTGGCCTTACCTACCTGATAAGCGGCATACTTGCATTCCTCTTCGGCGGAAGGCAGGTGTGCTCGATGTTCTGCTCGGCGGCCCTGATGTATCAGGGCACTTTCTATGACAGTTCGAAAGCGTTCAACAGAAAGTCTTCACTGTCGAGAAAGTTGCACAGGAACAGGCTCTCCAAAACATATGTTGTAGTTGCATCGCTTGTCTGGGCAACTATGCTTTCGTCAGCGGCACTATCCTACCTGGATGCTGTCAGGTTGACAAACATCACGATTTTCGGCGAAGACCCACTCATGTTTGCCTATTCCTTCTACCTCAATTTTCTGTGGTACATAGTATTCATAACAATACCGTTCGTGGGGACATACGGCTGTGTCTCGACTGGTTTCTGTTCATGGGGAATGTTCAACCAGTTCGTAGGCCGCATCGGCTTATGGCGTCTCAAAGTACGCGATCCGTACGAATGCGTAAAGTGCAAAACAAAGGACTGCGCCAACGCATGCCCGGTGGGGCTTACAACAATGCCTGGCAGTTTCATAAAAGGAGGGGAGTTCAGGAACTACAAGTGCATAGGTGTGGGAGACTGCGCCAACGCATGCCCGGTGGACAACATATTCTTTTATGATGTAAGGCACTGGTTTAAGGAGAGAGTTGCGAAGAAGGGTATGGAAGGGAGGCAATTCATCCCCGCGGAAGCACTTGGCAAATCTGTCGAAGACGGCAAAAAGGGCAGTTCTGATTTTACTGCCGGACTGAAATGA
- a CDS encoding twin-arginine translocase TatA/TatE family subunit, with product MIGNVWDWAIIIVVALILFGGANKIPELFRSIGKATGEFKRGQMEIQKELEKEVQTQKETK from the coding sequence TTGATAGGAAATGTCTGGGACTGGGCAATAATCATAGTGGTTGCATTGATCCTTTTTGGGGGTGCAAACAAGATACCTGAACTGTTCAGGTCTATTGGCAAGGCCACAGGCGAGTTCAAACGTGGCCAGATGGAAATCCAGAAGGAGCTTGAAAAGGAAGTCCAGACTCAAAAGGAAACTAAATAA
- a CDS encoding Rieske 2Fe-2S domain-containing protein yields MTGEFVRKIAPMTLADFYYLRKTSGAMKNPRTRFSDELFVSEGEEYLFRYLTKNVGNVDESRRKFIKGMMWGIGAIAAGSVLDAVRGLQIPLIGAKSFAKMQLVDTAGNPIKASAIPVNEPVITLYEYPLENEINFVLNLGDSNNNPVAIAATDVKIPLTGATYKFPGGVGPKGSVVSYSAICQHLGCEPPEIHLYPPEYMNSNMAPPAFLPPAALQAAKAANLPAVIHCDCHGSTYDPYHGASVVTGPTQRPLPAMVLEWDSSTDYLYVSDAVGVPVYGHVSTLVGGEPVSGTSTQVSTTVNPFPA; encoded by the coding sequence ATGACAGGTGAATTTGTTCGAAAAATTGCACCGATGACTCTTGCTGATTTTTACTACCTGCGAAAAACTTCAGGAGCAATGAAGAATCCCAGAACAAGGTTCAGCGATGAACTCTTTGTCAGCGAAGGTGAGGAGTACCTCTTCAGATATCTGACAAAAAACGTCGGCAATGTTGATGAGTCCAGGCGCAAATTTATCAAGGGAATGATGTGGGGAATAGGAGCCATTGCAGCAGGCAGCGTGCTCGACGCTGTACGCGGTCTCCAGATCCCGCTTATAGGTGCAAAGTCCTTTGCAAAAATGCAGCTTGTCGACACTGCCGGGAATCCGATAAAGGCATCGGCCATCCCCGTGAATGAACCTGTCATCACCCTCTATGAATATCCTCTGGAGAATGAAATAAATTTTGTCCTGAATCTGGGAGATTCGAACAACAATCCTGTTGCCATTGCGGCAACAGATGTGAAAATCCCGCTCACCGGTGCGACATACAAATTCCCGGGGGGAGTAGGTCCGAAGGGTTCTGTGGTTTCCTACAGCGCAATATGCCAGCACCTTGGCTGCGAACCGCCTGAAATTCATCTTTATCCCCCTGAATACATGAACAGCAATATGGCTCCACCTGCCTTCCTGCCGCCGGCGGCCCTTCAGGCTGCAAAGGCGGCCAATCTTCCCGCCGTGATACATTGCGACTGTCATGGTTCTACATACGATCCGTATCATGGGGCATCGGTGGTGACAGGACCTACACAGAGGCCATTGCCTGCAATGGTCCTTGAATGGGATTCCTCTACCGACTACCTTTACGTAAGCGATGCAGTAGGTGTCCCGGTTTATGGCCACGTGAGCACGCTTGTCGGCGGTGAACCCGTATCCGGCACATCAACACAGGTTTCGACTACAGTAAATCCGTTTCCGGCCTGA
- a CDS encoding thiolase domain-containing protein (Catalyzes the synthesis of acetoacetyl coenzyme A from two molecules of acetyl coenzyme A. It can also act as a thiolase, catalyzing the reverse reaction and generating two-carbon units from the four-carbon product of fatty acid oxidation) — protein MDFRYMVKVAYDYAMNDIPSLEKKDIDGSRISYFSDHFARQLKAASMVQDYLGLNPKGSMRIEWGGATGGEVFQAGFEAVASGRMDVCMVAGFETMSRVQTWKGNEFIALASDVNYDFPIGGFYSGYYALMVTRHIYEFMRRGRFANVRDEKEAQKLAIREASRILAMVSVKNHLNAMHNPYAQYPKKLSVQDVLNSEMISYPLTREMICTMSDGAAVAILANEQEAFRLSDHPVLVKGVGCGTDTMRLADRPFGKVPVMKHESESSYETLQYPGVHSFRAGRAASIEAYNSAGIDNPLDQLDFIELHDAYASSEIQTYEDMGLCRYGEGYDFVESGKPFLSDMDYGFPVPEAGRIPVNPSGGLIACGHPVGATGLMQAVFALWQLQGTIGKHFGNSRLQLKNPKMGAIHSHAGTGSSVTVSILEAVK, from the coding sequence ATGGATTTCAGGTACATGGTCAAAGTGGCTTACGATTACGCCATGAACGACATTCCCTCGCTCGAGAAGAAAGATATCGACGGATCAAGGATTTCCTATTTTTCGGATCACTTCGCAAGACAGCTCAAGGCAGCAAGCATGGTCCAGGATTATCTTGGTCTTAACCCAAAAGGCAGCATGCGCATCGAATGGGGCGGCGCCACCGGCGGTGAGGTTTTCCAGGCAGGTTTTGAGGCTGTCGCATCGGGCAGAATGGATGTATGCATGGTAGCAGGCTTCGAAACAATGTCAAGGGTCCAGACTTGGAAGGGCAATGAATTCATTGCGCTTGCGTCTGATGTAAACTATGACTTCCCGATAGGCGGCTTCTATTCGGGCTATTACGCGCTGATGGTAACCAGGCATATTTACGAATTTATGCGCAGGGGAAGGTTTGCGAATGTCAGGGATGAGAAAGAAGCCCAGAAGCTGGCAATAAGGGAAGCATCCAGAATTCTTGCGATGGTTTCGGTGAAAAATCACCTGAATGCCATGCACAATCCCTATGCACAGTATCCCAAGAAACTCAGCGTTCAGGATGTTCTCAACTCAGAGATGATCTCATATCCCCTCACAAGGGAAATGATATGCACAATGAGCGATGGCGCAGCGGTCGCGATTCTCGCAAATGAGCAGGAAGCATTCAGACTTTCGGATCATCCCGTGCTGGTTAAGGGTGTGGGATGCGGAACTGACACGATGCGTCTTGCGGACAGGCCGTTCGGAAAAGTTCCAGTTATGAAGCATGAGAGTGAATCATCCTATGAAACGCTCCAATATCCCGGTGTTCATTCTTTCCGTGCCGGGAGGGCGGCATCCATTGAAGCATACAACTCAGCAGGCATCGACAATCCCCTGGACCAGCTGGACTTCATAGAACTGCACGATGCATATGCATCGTCCGAAATACAGACATATGAAGACATGGGCCTCTGCCGATACGGCGAAGGTTATGACTTTGTTGAAAGCGGAAAGCCTTTCCTTTCTGACATGGATTATGGTTTCCCTGTTCCGGAAGCCGGCAGAATACCGGTCAACCCTTCGGGCGGACTGATAGCATGCGGTCATCCTGTCGGCGCCACCGGACTCATGCAGGCAGTCTTTGCGTTATGGCAGCTGCAGGGAACAATCGGCAAACATTTTGGCAACAGTAGACTGCAACTGAAGAATCCGAAGATGGGGGCAATACACTCCCATGCGGGAACAGGCAGTTCTGTAACTGTTTCAATACTTGAGGCGGTGAAATAG
- a CDS encoding multicopper oxidase domain-containing protein — translation MPKSQEKGVKVTRRDIYEVRLGDRDPIQLSEDEAGELYRQLHSTFSAGETAGTALPQDEALEVSGSETAAAAAAVSSAEGDESARIKKPKMINPAKRHRQTVLMAGIVIIVLGLAFASYDFATLHPSKPGQKLPPPSPYVHLYVQAGVGGGLNFNGTSPGPTLKAPLNDWVWLTFSVASDAGVQHSWVLVQSNVAKVSAPDYTPVFANASTPNPTAGSPIGATVNVVFKATTAGDYMYICEVPGHFEAGMYGSFIVGNSTNVTKSSLTKSFSIVAGSGGTHTFNGTVPGPSMTVTNGTKVSIAFTVSNKSTANHSWILVPGNVTNSTTLNYTPVFTNASSPNPTTGTAPNETVWINFTANRTGDYKYISEVNSDYKDGMWGWFNVTASNSSAAVSAYHTPLQKFSSGQSNRDFGKATDYAMPSEMNYMRAVDFRTATSASRSP, via the coding sequence ATGCCGAAATCTCAGGAGAAGGGAGTAAAGGTAACCCGCCGGGACATTTATGAAGTAAGGCTAGGTGACAGAGATCCCATTCAGCTTTCAGAAGATGAAGCCGGCGAACTGTACAGGCAGTTGCATTCCACATTCTCTGCCGGAGAAACAGCAGGGACGGCTCTACCGCAGGATGAAGCCCTTGAAGTGTCAGGATCTGAAACTGCGGCAGCTGCCGCGGCAGTTTCCTCCGCGGAGGGAGACGAAAGTGCCCGGATCAAAAAGCCAAAGATGATTAATCCCGCGAAAAGGCACAGGCAGACCGTTCTGATGGCCGGCATCGTTATTATCGTTCTGGGACTGGCATTTGCTTCATACGATTTCGCAACCCTCCATCCGTCAAAACCGGGACAAAAACTGCCACCGCCCAGCCCTTACGTTCACCTTTACGTCCAGGCAGGCGTCGGCGGAGGTTTGAATTTTAACGGAACATCACCGGGTCCGACACTCAAAGCACCGCTCAATGATTGGGTGTGGCTCACATTTTCTGTCGCCAGCGATGCTGGCGTCCAGCACTCATGGGTACTGGTCCAGTCCAACGTTGCAAAGGTCAGTGCGCCGGATTATACACCTGTATTCGCGAATGCATCAACACCAAATCCGACTGCCGGAAGTCCGATTGGAGCCACTGTGAATGTTGTCTTCAAGGCAACAACGGCCGGTGACTATATGTATATCTGCGAAGTGCCCGGGCACTTCGAGGCAGGGATGTACGGCTCATTCATAGTGGGAAATTCGACCAATGTTACTAAATCCTCCCTGACCAAGAGCTTTTCAATTGTTGCAGGATCCGGAGGGACTCACACCTTCAACGGAACTGTTCCCGGTCCGTCCATGACAGTGACAAATGGCACAAAGGTGAGCATTGCATTTACCGTATCCAACAAGTCCACAGCTAACCATTCATGGATTCTGGTTCCCGGAAACGTTACAAATTCGACAACGCTGAACTATACACCTGTTTTCACCAATGCCTCATCGCCAAATCCGACAACCGGAACGGCCCCAAATGAGACAGTCTGGATTAACTTTACTGCCAATCGCACTGGTGATTATAAGTACATATCAGAGGTGAACAGTGATTACAAAGACGGCATGTGGGGCTGGTTCAACGTTACTGCAAGCAATTCATCGGCCGCCGTTTCAGCATACCATACGCCTCTTCAGAAATTTTCATCCGGGCAGAGTAATCGGGACTTCGGGAAAGCCACAGATTACGCTATGCCGTCAGAGATGAACTACATGCGGGCAGTCGATTTCAGGACGGCCACATCGGCATCCCGCTCACCGTAG
- a CDS encoding methylenetetrahydrofolate reductase: protein MTGRSSREGRLQSLLKNGKFVITCELGPPQGASPEPLIRKAEAVRDYVDAANLTDCTSAMVRMSSLASSLIVMRAGIEPIMQITLRDRNRIGLQSDVLGASALGIRNVLCLYGDPPSAGNEKEAKAVYDIPTEALIGTLRKMRDESLLLGGGKLNAPPELFIGAAASPSREESHVRIDRIRKKVDAGAQFIQTQPVFDTALFEDFMRDMNSCGIADRVGIIAGLMPIRSVKMAKHLREQVHGISVTDEIVERMEKSSSPEETGIEIAVETIEKLRKMHGLKGVHIMTVSWEHIIPELIERAGLPLRKEATQQAD from the coding sequence ATAACTGGACGAAGTAGCAGGGAAGGAAGACTGCAGTCTCTTCTGAAGAATGGAAAATTTGTCATAACATGCGAACTCGGACCTCCGCAGGGGGCGTCCCCCGAACCGCTGATCAGAAAGGCGGAGGCTGTGAGGGATTATGTGGATGCTGCCAATCTTACCGACTGCACAAGCGCCATGGTGAGAATGTCGAGTCTTGCATCCTCCCTGATAGTCATGAGAGCCGGGATTGAACCGATAATGCAAATAACACTGCGGGACAGGAACAGGATCGGACTGCAGAGCGACGTGCTTGGAGCGTCTGCACTTGGGATACGCAACGTTCTCTGCCTGTACGGCGATCCGCCTTCCGCCGGAAATGAAAAAGAGGCAAAGGCAGTTTATGACATACCGACGGAAGCACTGATAGGCACGTTGAGAAAAATGAGGGATGAATCTCTTCTTCTGGGCGGTGGAAAGCTGAATGCCCCGCCTGAGCTGTTCATCGGCGCCGCCGCATCACCATCCAGAGAGGAGAGTCATGTCAGAATCGACAGGATAAGGAAAAAGGTGGATGCAGGCGCGCAATTTATTCAGACCCAGCCTGTGTTTGATACGGCGCTCTTCGAGGATTTCATGAGGGACATGAATTCTTGCGGGATAGCTGACAGAGTCGGGATCATCGCCGGGCTGATGCCAATCAGGTCGGTAAAAATGGCAAAGCATCTCAGGGAGCAGGTTCATGGCATCAGTGTCACTGACGAAATCGTCGAAAGGATGGAGAAATCTTCCTCTCCGGAAGAGACGGGAATCGAAATTGCAGTCGAGACAATAGAAAAGCTCAGGAAAATGCACGGTCTGAAGGGAGTGCACATAATGACCGTCTCATGGGAACATATCATACCGGAGCTGATCGAAAGAGCCGGCCTGCCCCTGAGGAAAGAGGCTACACAGCAGGCAGATTGA